A single region of the Streptomyces sp. NBC_01262 genome encodes:
- a CDS encoding WXG100-like domain-containing protein: MAIELPEEVVSLLQFIGINWPDVNEDKVREFGGHVRDFATKLDETHQDSTAHVKQMADVYQGASYDTLMEKWDRLSSGHMSEMVTACHTVATALDVAADVIVTMKGVAIAELIGLAVSFVADQAAAVLTFGLAEAAEALIIAAAKKCIDYLEQQLEQHIIGAVIEAAINPLVDVVGKAVTGLMFGAVVAGGSGGGDSGVGSGFSVHPEELQARAELMHQQAEKVAAHADEFTARVSGVSFA; encoded by the coding sequence ATGGCGATCGAGCTGCCAGAAGAAGTGGTGTCCCTGCTCCAGTTCATCGGCATCAACTGGCCCGACGTGAATGAGGACAAGGTCCGCGAATTCGGCGGCCACGTAAGGGACTTCGCGACCAAACTGGACGAGACCCACCAGGACTCCACCGCGCACGTCAAGCAGATGGCCGACGTGTACCAGGGCGCCTCGTACGACACGCTGATGGAGAAGTGGGACCGGCTGTCGTCCGGCCACATGTCCGAGATGGTCACCGCCTGCCACACGGTGGCGACCGCGCTGGACGTGGCGGCGGATGTGATCGTGACCATGAAGGGCGTGGCGATCGCCGAACTCATCGGGCTGGCCGTGTCGTTCGTCGCCGACCAGGCCGCCGCCGTACTGACCTTCGGGCTGGCGGAGGCGGCCGAGGCGCTGATCATCGCGGCGGCGAAGAAGTGCATCGACTACCTCGAACAGCAGCTTGAGCAGCACATCATCGGCGCGGTGATCGAGGCCGCCATCAACCCGCTGGTCGATGTCGTCGGCAAGGCGGTGACCGGGCTGATGTTCGGGGCAGTCGTAGCCGGGGGATCGGGCGGCGGCGACAGCGGGGTGGGCAGCGGATTCTCCGTCCATCCGGAGGAGTTGCAGGCGCGGGCCGAGCTGATGCACCAGCAGGCGGAGAAGGTGGCCGCGCACGCGGACGAGTTCACGGCACGGGTGTCCGGAGTGTCCTTCGCATGA
- a CDS encoding aspartate aminotransferase family protein: MGTVTENIHSALHARHRAVMPDWLATYYRQPIELTHGEGRHVWDAQGNRYLDFFGGILTTMTAHALPEVTAAVREQAGKILHTSTLYLSRQAVDLAERIARLSGIPDARVFFTTSGTEANDTALLLATTYRRSNQILALRNSYHGRSFTTIGITGNTAWSPTSLSPLQTLYVHGGVRTRGPYAHLSDAEFTAACVADLEDILGQANGQVAALIAEPVQGVGGFTSGPDGLLAAFKEVLDRHGILWITDEVQTGWGRTGEHFWGWQAHAASGPPDILTFAKGIGNGLSMGGVVARAEVMNCLAANSISTFGGSPITTAGALANLQYLVDHDLQGNARRVGGLLRSRLEAIAAGNPAVREVRGRGLMLGIELTDAATAGLVLEAAREGGLLIGKGGRAGDALRIAPPLTLTVSEAEEGAEILEAALKQAAESQLPSS, encoded by the coding sequence ATGGGCACCGTCACGGAGAACATCCACAGCGCGCTGCACGCCCGCCACCGGGCCGTCATGCCCGACTGGCTCGCCACCTACTACCGGCAGCCGATCGAGCTGACCCATGGCGAGGGCCGCCATGTCTGGGACGCCCAGGGCAACCGCTACCTGGACTTCTTCGGCGGCATCCTCACCACCATGACCGCCCACGCGCTCCCCGAGGTCACGGCGGCCGTGCGCGAGCAGGCCGGGAAGATCCTGCACACGAGCACCCTCTACCTGAGCCGCCAGGCCGTCGACCTCGCAGAGCGCATCGCCCGTCTGTCCGGAATCCCCGACGCCCGGGTCTTCTTCACCACCTCGGGCACCGAGGCAAACGACACCGCGCTCCTGCTGGCCACGACATACCGCCGCTCCAACCAGATCCTCGCGCTGCGCAACAGCTACCACGGCCGCTCCTTCACCACGATCGGCATCACCGGCAACACCGCCTGGTCCCCGACCAGCCTCTCGCCGCTGCAGACCCTCTACGTCCACGGCGGCGTCCGTACGCGCGGCCCCTACGCCCACCTGTCCGACGCCGAGTTCACCGCCGCCTGTGTCGCCGACCTCGAAGACATCCTCGGCCAGGCCAACGGCCAGGTCGCCGCGCTGATCGCCGAGCCCGTCCAGGGCGTCGGCGGCTTCACCTCGGGCCCGGACGGGCTGCTGGCCGCCTTCAAGGAGGTGCTGGACAGACACGGGATCCTCTGGATCACCGACGAGGTCCAGACGGGCTGGGGCCGCACCGGCGAGCACTTCTGGGGCTGGCAGGCGCACGCCGCGTCCGGACCGCCCGACATCCTCACCTTCGCCAAGGGCATCGGAAACGGGCTCTCCATGGGCGGGGTCGTCGCCCGCGCCGAGGTCATGAACTGCCTTGCCGCCAACTCCATCTCCACCTTCGGCGGCAGCCCCATCACCACGGCCGGCGCCCTGGCCAACCTCCAGTACCTCGTCGACCACGACCTCCAGGGCAACGCCCGCCGCGTCGGCGGCCTCCTGAGGTCCCGCCTCGAAGCCATCGCCGCCGGCAACCCCGCCGTCCGCGAGGTACGCGGCCGGGGCCTCATGCTCGGCATCGAGCTCACCGACGCCGCCACCGCCGGCCTCGTCCTCGAAGCCGCGCGCGAAGGCGGCCTCCTCATCGGCAAGGGCGGCCGGGCGGGAGACGCCCTGCGCATCGCGCCCCCGCTGACCCTGACGGTGTCGGAGGCGGAGGAGGGCGCGGAGATCCTGGAGGCGGCGCTGAAGCAGGCGGCCGAAAGTCAACTCCCGTCCTCCTGA
- a CDS encoding nitrilase-related carbon-nitrogen hydrolase, protein MPNVVRAALVQATWTGDTESMIAKHEQHARVAAADGAKIIGFQEVFNAPYFCQVQDAEHYKWAEPVPDGPTVQRMRALARETGMVIVVPVYEIEQDGFYYNTATVIDADGTFLGKYRKHHIPQVHGFWEKFYFKPGNLGWPVFDTAVGKVGVYICYDRHFPEGWRALGLAGAQLVYNPSATHRGLSSYLWQLEQPAAAVANEYFIAAINRVGVEEYGDNDFYGTSYFVDPRGQIVGEAASGKDEELVVRDLDFDKITEVRQQWAFYRDRRPDAYGPLTQA, encoded by the coding sequence ATGCCCAACGTCGTACGCGCCGCGCTCGTCCAGGCCACCTGGACCGGCGACACCGAGTCCATGATCGCCAAGCACGAGCAGCACGCCCGCGTGGCCGCCGCCGACGGCGCGAAGATCATCGGCTTCCAGGAGGTCTTCAACGCCCCCTACTTCTGCCAGGTGCAGGACGCCGAGCACTACAAGTGGGCCGAGCCCGTCCCCGACGGGCCCACCGTCCAGCGCATGCGGGCGCTCGCCCGCGAGACCGGCATGGTCATCGTCGTCCCCGTCTACGAGATCGAGCAGGACGGCTTCTACTACAACACCGCCACCGTCATCGACGCCGACGGCACCTTCCTGGGCAAGTACCGCAAGCACCACATCCCCCAGGTCCACGGCTTCTGGGAGAAGTTCTACTTCAAGCCCGGCAACCTGGGCTGGCCCGTCTTCGACACAGCCGTCGGCAAGGTCGGCGTCTACATCTGCTACGACCGCCACTTCCCCGAGGGCTGGCGAGCCCTCGGCCTGGCCGGCGCCCAGCTCGTCTACAACCCGAGCGCCACCCACCGCGGCCTGTCCTCCTACCTCTGGCAGTTGGAGCAGCCCGCCGCCGCCGTCGCGAACGAGTACTTCATCGCCGCGATCAACCGGGTCGGCGTGGAGGAGTACGGCGACAACGACTTCTACGGCACCTCTTACTTCGTCGACCCGCGCGGCCAGATCGTCGGCGAGGCCGCCTCCGGCAAGGACGAGGAGCTCGTCGTCCGCGACCTCGACTTCGACAAGATCACCGAGGTCCGCCAGCAGTGGGCCTTCTACCGGGACCGCCGCCCGGACGCGTACGGTCCGCTGACGCAGGCGTAG